From the genome of Geobacter sp. SVR, one region includes:
- a CDS encoding ABC transporter permease: protein MNIAVIDRLLILFFQELQNYFALAGRSFVRMFSRPFYYREFAIQFDKLGFSSLFICILTGLFTGMVMALQALIQLKPFAATSYVGGMVAATMIKELGPVLASLMVAGRVGSAITAELGTMVVTEQVDAMRVEGTDIIKRLVAPRLKAMLLAMPLLTVVTDATSLLGGYVMSAGYGINPTMYVSGLPQFMVFQDLIEGLAKPAFFGLIVAMTGCYAGLNTRRGAEGVGAASKQAVVLSSVTILVSDFFISKIFVAFR, encoded by the coding sequence ATGAATATCGCGGTGATCGATAGGCTCCTGATCCTGTTTTTTCAGGAGTTGCAGAACTATTTCGCCCTGGCCGGGCGGTCGTTTGTGCGCATGTTCAGCCGCCCCTTCTACTATCGTGAATTCGCGATCCAATTCGACAAACTCGGCTTTTCCTCGCTTTTCATCTGCATATTGACCGGGCTGTTCACCGGCATGGTCATGGCGCTGCAGGCGCTGATCCAACTCAAGCCATTCGCCGCCACCAGTTATGTGGGCGGCATGGTGGCAGCCACCATGATCAAGGAGCTGGGGCCGGTACTGGCCTCGCTGATGGTGGCCGGTAGGGTCGGCTCCGCCATCACCGCCGAACTCGGCACCATGGTGGTGACCGAACAGGTGGACGCCATGCGGGTGGAGGGCACCGACATCATCAAGCGCCTGGTGGCGCCACGCCTGAAGGCCATGCTGCTGGCGATGCCGCTCCTGACGGTGGTCACCGACGCCACCTCCCTGCTGGGGGGCTATGTCATGTCCGCCGGTTACGGCATCAATCCCACCATGTACGTCAGCGGACTGCCCCAATTCATGGTCTTCCAGGATCTGATCGAAGGGCTGGCCAAGCCTGCGTTCTTCGGCCTGATCGTGGCCATGACCGGTTGCTACGCGGGACTGAACACCCGCCGGGGAGCCGAAGGAGTGGGCGCGGCCTCCAAACAGGCGGTGGTGCTGTCGTCGGTGACGATCCTGGTATCCGATTTTTTCATCTCCAAGATATTCGTGGCCTTCAGGTAA
- a CDS encoding NAD(P)H-binding protein, which translates to MDDKEKTVLITGATGFIGKRLTRLLLERGCRVRCLARGTAVAIPAGAEAVRGDMLDRASLLPLLKGIDTAFYLVHSMAGGRTGFERRDREAARNFTMAADRARVRRVIYLGGLGETGSQLSEHLRSRLEVAEILRSGAFATTFLRAAVIIGAGGASFELVRGLVERLPVMVTPRWVSTRCQPIAVDDVIAYLAGCLADERTAGGTYDIGGPDILTYRDMLERFARLTGKPLLIIPVPVLTPKLSSYWVGLFSPVPPSVSMPLIEGLANEVICRENVIRQLIPLQLISYDEAVRRALNEAAQ; encoded by the coding sequence ATGGACGACAAGGAAAAGACGGTACTGATAACCGGCGCCACCGGCTTTATCGGAAAGCGTCTGACCCGCCTCCTGCTGGAACGAGGCTGCCGGGTGCGCTGTTTGGCGCGGGGGACCGCCGTTGCCATCCCTGCCGGTGCGGAAGCGGTGCGGGGTGACATGCTGGACCGTGCCTCGCTGTTGCCGCTCCTGAAAGGTATCGATACCGCTTTTTACCTGGTGCATTCCATGGCCGGAGGCCGGACCGGGTTTGAACGTCGCGACCGCGAAGCGGCCCGGAATTTTACCATGGCCGCCGACCGGGCCAGGGTGCGGCGGGTTATCTACCTCGGGGGGCTGGGAGAAACCGGCTCTCAGCTGTCCGAGCATCTCAGGAGCCGCCTGGAGGTGGCCGAGATCCTGCGCTCCGGCGCCTTTGCCACCACCTTTCTACGGGCAGCCGTGATCATCGGGGCAGGGGGCGCCTCCTTCGAGCTGGTGCGGGGATTGGTGGAGCGTTTGCCGGTGATGGTTACCCCCCGCTGGGTCTCGACCAGATGCCAGCCCATTGCGGTGGATGACGTGATCGCATACCTGGCCGGTTGCCTGGCGGATGAGCGTACCGCCGGCGGCACTTACGACATCGGTGGTCCCGACATTCTCACCTATCGTGACATGCTGGAACGCTTTGCCCGTCTGACTGGCAAGCCGCTGCTGATAATCCCGGTGCCGGTGCTGACCCCCAAGCTCTCCTCCTACTGGGTCGGGCTGTTCAGCCCGGTGCCGCCGTCGGTGTCGATGCCGCTGATCGAGGGGCTTGCAAACGAGGTGATTTGCCGGGAAAATGTCATCCGCCAATTGATCCCGCTGCAGTTGATCTCCTATGACGAGGCCGTGCGGCGGGCCTTGAACGAGGCGGCGCAGTAG
- a CDS encoding M48 family metallopeptidase, with protein sequence MKPTLFLLFVTLTAFSYWLRHINLRHLRQYGTKVPKEFAGAIDEEKLLSSSAYTVDSSRLGLWESLFDNALLVLFLFGGLIVIYDRWVGGLCSGPVLNGILFFLLLTWCQTLLGMPFDLYGTFVIEARYGFNTMTPRLWVLDFLKSQLIGAVLLAVLIAAVFSLIGWSQSHWWLWVWSFLALFSLFMMFISPYVIEPLFNKFEPVTEEGLEDEIRAMMEKAGLKVGRVMQMDASRRSRHSNAYFTGIGRVKRIVLFDTLIRQMTHGEIVAVLAHEIGHWKRGHIWKRLLEAEVMALAGAWISFRLLGWEGLPGVLGLPADLSLPGRVVVLGLIGSLVMFPLGPLSAWRSRCQEREADRFAAELTGRPQDLASALVKLSAENLSNLFPHPFYAAFHYSHPPVVERVRTLNEWASSLKSGEARKLEA encoded by the coding sequence ATGAAACCGACCCTGTTCCTGCTTTTCGTTACCCTGACCGCCTTCAGCTATTGGCTGCGCCATATCAACCTGCGTCATCTCCGGCAGTACGGCACCAAGGTTCCCAAGGAATTCGCCGGTGCCATTGACGAAGAGAAACTGCTCAGCAGCAGCGCCTACACTGTCGACTCCAGCCGGCTCGGGTTGTGGGAGTCGCTGTTCGATAATGCGCTGCTGGTCCTCTTTCTGTTCGGCGGCCTGATCGTCATTTATGACCGCTGGGTGGGAGGCTTGTGTAGCGGGCCCGTACTCAACGGCATCCTGTTCTTCCTGTTGTTGACCTGGTGCCAGACGCTCCTGGGAATGCCTTTTGACCTCTATGGCACATTCGTAATCGAGGCGCGCTACGGTTTCAACACCATGACGCCCCGCCTGTGGGTGCTGGACTTCCTCAAGTCGCAACTGATCGGGGCCGTGCTGCTGGCGGTACTGATTGCGGCGGTCTTCAGTCTGATCGGGTGGAGTCAGTCTCACTGGTGGCTGTGGGTATGGTCTTTCCTGGCGCTGTTCAGTCTGTTCATGATGTTTATCTCTCCCTATGTGATCGAACCGCTCTTCAACAAATTCGAGCCGGTTACCGAGGAGGGGCTGGAGGATGAGATCCGGGCCATGATGGAAAAGGCGGGCCTGAAGGTGGGACGGGTCATGCAGATGGATGCTTCCCGGCGCAGCCGGCATTCCAATGCCTATTTCACCGGTATCGGCCGCGTCAAGCGCATCGTGCTGTTCGATACGCTGATCAGGCAGATGACCCACGGCGAGATCGTGGCGGTACTGGCCCATGAGATCGGCCATTGGAAGCGGGGGCACATCTGGAAACGATTGCTGGAGGCGGAGGTGATGGCCCTGGCAGGGGCCTGGATCAGCTTCAGGTTGCTGGGTTGGGAGGGACTGCCGGGGGTGCTGGGGCTGCCGGCGGATCTGTCGCTGCCGGGGCGGGTGGTGGTCCTCGGCCTGATTGGGTCGCTGGTGATGTTCCCGCTGGGGCCCCTGTCAGCCTGGCGTTCGCGCTGTCAGGAACGGGAGGCTGACCGGTTTGCCGCCGAACTGACCGGCCGTCCCCAGGACTTGGCTTCGGCCCTGGTCAAGCTCTCGGCGGAGAACCTCTCAAACCTGTTTCCTCATCCGTTCTACGCTGCTTTTCACTATTCCCATCCGCCGGTAGTGGAGCGGGTACGGACGCTCAATGAATGGGCTTCGTCCCTGAAAAGCGGAGAAGCACGCAAGCTTGAGGCTTAA
- the lon gene encoding endopeptidase La, whose translation MPHANIEIPEKLPIYGQKEMVAFPYMIFPVFVNDREVQIFTEADKYDKLVAIVLKRNEANGGPSGEFFPIGTLCRVNQIKKVSDGKFKVTLEGLHRLRILELEEASPVTLAHCEVVREFVEKSMVSEALVQSLNALLKISLSYGKPLPDDVMKMIDYIDNPARLSDLVALYVSLPLPDLQELLETVDPLERLKKVYVHLTNEVQRIQVKSEVASEVNRKVGKNQKEYILREQMKHIQEELGEDDPRTADMNELRRRIEEAGLPEEVRKIADKELQRLERINPASPEYTVSRTYLDYLAGMPWSTSTEDSLDILRAEEILNEDHYDLKKVKERILEFLAVRSLKDNMKGPVLCFVGPPGVGKTSLGKSIARSLGRTFVRISLGGVRDEAEIRGHRRTYIGALPGRIIKELFRCGSNNPVFMLDEIDKLGQDFRGDPASALLEVLDPEQNFSFNDHYLDVPFDLSKVMFITTANQLDPIPGPLKDRMEVIRLAGYSTEEKLHIARNFIIQREVEENGLKGKPPEFHDDALERLITEYTREAGVRNMQRTIASICRKVAKEITQKKPLRTPITPEVVAELLGPRKFHNEVAAENDRVGVVTGMAWTETGGDILFVEVTSMPGKSELILTGSLGDVMKESARAALSYVEAHFGDFGIAPGAFDNKIIHIHVPSGAIPKDGPSAGITMVTALVSLLTDKPAKRGVAMTGEITLTGRVLAIGGLKEKVLAAHRAGVRRIVAPERNRNDLEDIPDNVRTGLEFTFINEAREALAVAF comes from the coding sequence ATGCCCCACGCCAATATAGAGATCCCGGAAAAACTCCCCATTTACGGCCAAAAAGAGATGGTTGCCTTCCCCTACATGATCTTTCCGGTGTTCGTCAACGACCGGGAGGTACAGATCTTCACCGAGGCGGACAAGTACGACAAGCTGGTGGCAATCGTGCTCAAGCGGAATGAAGCGAACGGGGGACCGAGCGGAGAATTCTTTCCGATCGGCACGCTCTGCCGGGTCAACCAGATCAAGAAGGTCAGCGACGGCAAGTTCAAGGTAACTCTGGAGGGGCTGCACCGCCTGAGAATCCTTGAACTCGAGGAGGCTTCGCCGGTCACTCTGGCCCATTGCGAAGTGGTGCGGGAATTCGTGGAAAAGAGCATGGTATCCGAGGCCCTGGTGCAGAGCCTCAATGCCCTGCTGAAGATATCGCTCTCCTATGGCAAGCCGCTGCCGGACGATGTCATGAAGATGATCGACTACATCGACAACCCGGCCCGGCTGTCGGACCTGGTGGCGCTCTACGTCAGCCTGCCGCTGCCCGACCTGCAGGAACTGCTGGAAACGGTCGATCCGCTGGAGCGGCTGAAGAAGGTCTACGTGCACCTGACCAACGAGGTGCAGCGCATCCAGGTCAAGAGCGAGGTGGCCAGCGAAGTCAACCGCAAGGTGGGCAAGAATCAGAAGGAATACATCCTGCGGGAACAGATGAAGCACATCCAGGAGGAGTTGGGCGAGGACGATCCCCGCACGGCCGACATGAACGAACTGCGGCGCCGGATCGAGGAGGCGGGGCTGCCGGAAGAGGTCCGCAAGATCGCCGACAAGGAACTGCAGCGCCTGGAGCGCATCAATCCCGCCTCACCGGAATACACGGTTTCCCGCACCTATCTGGACTATCTGGCCGGCATGCCCTGGAGCACCAGCACCGAGGACAGCCTGGACATCCTGCGGGCCGAGGAGATACTGAACGAAGACCATTACGACCTGAAGAAGGTCAAGGAGCGTATCCTGGAATTCCTGGCGGTGCGCTCGCTCAAGGACAACATGAAGGGGCCGGTACTCTGCTTCGTCGGTCCCCCCGGTGTCGGCAAGACCAGCCTGGGCAAATCGATCGCCCGCTCCCTGGGGCGCACGTTCGTGCGCATCTCCCTGGGGGGGGTGCGGGACGAGGCCGAGATCCGCGGCCATCGCCGCACCTACATTGGTGCGCTGCCGGGCCGGATCATCAAGGAGCTGTTCCGCTGCGGCAGCAACAACCCGGTCTTCATGCTGGACGAGATCGACAAGCTGGGGCAGGATTTCCGCGGCGACCCGGCCAGCGCACTGCTGGAGGTGCTCGATCCGGAGCAGAATTTCTCCTTCAACGACCATTACCTGGATGTGCCTTTCGATCTTTCCAAGGTGATGTTCATCACCACCGCCAACCAGTTGGACCCGATACCCGGGCCGCTCAAGGACCGGATGGAGGTGATCCGCCTGGCCGGCTACAGTACCGAGGAAAAACTGCACATCGCCCGCAACTTCATCATCCAGCGCGAGGTCGAGGAAAACGGGCTGAAGGGCAAACCTCCCGAATTTCATGACGACGCCCTTGAACGGCTCATCACCGAATACACCCGCGAGGCCGGCGTCCGTAACATGCAGCGCACCATCGCCTCCATCTGCCGCAAGGTCGCCAAGGAGATCACCCAGAAAAAGCCTCTGCGTACGCCGATTACCCCGGAGGTGGTGGCGGAACTCCTCGGGCCGCGCAAATTCCACAACGAAGTCGCAGCCGAAAACGATCGCGTGGGGGTCGTCACCGGCATGGCCTGGACCGAGACCGGCGGAGACATCCTGTTCGTGGAGGTCACCAGCATGCCGGGCAAATCGGAGCTGATCCTGACCGGATCGCTGGGAGACGTGATGAAGGAGTCGGCCCGGGCGGCCCTTTCGTACGTAGAGGCCCACTTCGGCGACTTCGGGATCGCTCCCGGCGCCTTTGACAACAAGATCATCCACATCCATGTGCCTTCAGGCGCCATCCCCAAGGACGGCCCTTCGGCAGGGATCACCATGGTCACCGCGCTGGTTTCTCTGCTGACCGACAAGCCAGCCAAACGCGGAGTGGCCATGACCGGCGAAATCACCCTGACCGGCCGGGTGCTGGCAATCGGCGGACTCAAGGAAAAGGTGCTGGCTGCCCATCGGGCGGGGGTGCGCAGAATTGTGGCCCCGGAGCGCAACCGCAACGACCTGGAGGACATACCCGACAACGTCCGCACCGGCCTGGAATTCACGTTCATCAACGAGGCGCGCGAAGCCCTGGCAGTTGCATTCTAG
- a CDS encoding pitrilysin family protein produces the protein MKRLLLLLVSLNLWCSPLLAATPASLTVSETAAGAPATASKATLEEKVVEHTLKNGMKLLLVERHTSPTVSAWIRFRVGSVDERSDERGIAHMLEHMLFKGTTTLGTTNYAAEKPILDKIEQTAQALMAERARGAKADTARIADLEKRLATLEAEASKYVIKDEFFEIYSKNGGVGYNAFTSRDGTTYLISLPSNKLELWAAIESDRMKNAVLREFYTERSVVMEERRRSYDADPESKLWETFVAAGFLAHPYGQPTIGWMSDIEGLTRTKAEQFFHNYYAPNNSIVAIVGDIDTKKTIALVERYFGDIVPGKPTLPVTTEEPKQGGERRMELVAEAEPTLIMGFHKPAINEPDDYIFEVISMILGQGRTSRLYKKLVIEQQLATDVGVFDAPGRRYPNLLVLNATPRAPHTVQEVEAAILTELELLKIAPVSQGELQRILNRIEYEEARRMGTNGGLARNLTEYEAVAGTWRYMIEYRHKVAAVTPADIQRVARDYFTRENRMIGLITKKGGAAK, from the coding sequence ATGAAACGACTGTTACTGCTGCTGGTATCCCTGAATCTGTGGTGTTCCCCTCTGTTGGCCGCCACTCCTGCGTCCCTCACCGTTTCGGAGACCGCGGCCGGGGCACCCGCGACCGCATCCAAGGCGACCCTGGAGGAAAAGGTCGTGGAGCACACCCTTAAAAACGGCATGAAGCTCCTCCTGGTGGAACGCCACACCTCGCCGACCGTCTCGGCCTGGATCCGTTTCCGCGTGGGCAGCGTCGACGAACGCAGCGACGAGCGGGGCATTGCCCACATGCTGGAGCATATGCTCTTCAAAGGCACCACCACCCTGGGCACCACCAACTATGCCGCCGAAAAGCCGATCCTGGACAAGATCGAACAGACTGCCCAGGCCTTGATGGCGGAAAGGGCCAGGGGCGCCAAGGCGGATACGGCCCGGATCGCCGATCTGGAAAAGCGGCTCGCTACCCTGGAGGCGGAAGCCTCGAAATACGTCATCAAGGACGAATTCTTTGAGATATATTCCAAGAATGGCGGCGTGGGATATAACGCCTTTACCAGCCGGGACGGCACCACGTACCTGATCAGCCTGCCCTCAAACAAGCTGGAACTGTGGGCCGCAATAGAGTCCGACCGCATGAAGAATGCAGTGCTGCGCGAATTTTACACCGAGCGGTCGGTGGTGATGGAGGAGCGGCGCCGCTCCTACGATGCCGATCCCGAGAGCAAATTGTGGGAGACGTTCGTGGCTGCCGGTTTTCTGGCGCATCCCTACGGTCAGCCGACCATCGGCTGGATGTCGGACATCGAAGGGCTGACCCGCACCAAGGCCGAGCAGTTCTTTCACAATTACTATGCCCCCAACAACTCCATCGTGGCGATTGTCGGCGATATCGACACCAAGAAGACCATCGCGCTGGTGGAGCGTTACTTCGGCGACATCGTCCCCGGCAAGCCCACCCTCCCGGTAACGACCGAAGAGCCGAAACAGGGGGGTGAACGGCGCATGGAACTGGTGGCCGAAGCCGAGCCGACCCTGATCATGGGTTTCCACAAGCCGGCCATCAATGAACCGGACGACTACATCTTCGAAGTGATCAGCATGATCCTGGGGCAGGGACGGACATCCCGCCTTTACAAGAAACTGGTGATCGAACAGCAACTGGCAACCGACGTCGGCGTGTTCGACGCACCCGGCCGCCGCTATCCGAATCTGCTGGTGCTGAATGCCACTCCCCGTGCTCCCCACACGGTGCAGGAGGTGGAGGCAGCCATCCTGACCGAGCTGGAGCTGCTGAAGATCGCTCCGGTATCACAGGGGGAACTGCAGCGCATCCTCAACAGGATTGAATACGAGGAAGCCCGCCGCATGGGTACCAACGGCGGCCTGGCCCGCAATCTGACCGAATATGAGGCGGTTGCCGGCACCTGGCGCTACATGATCGAGTACCGCCACAAGGTGGCTGCGGTCACGCCGGCCGACATCCAGCGCGTGGCACGCGATTACTTCACCCGTGAGAACCGCATGATCGGGCTGATCACCAAAAAAGGGGGGGCCGCTAAATGA
- a CDS encoding EVE domain-containing protein gives MTYWLFKTEPGCFSFDDLKNRPGMTEHWDGVRNFQARNFLRDAIKVGDLVLFYHSNIAIPTVVGIAEVVRGGYPDFTALDPGSDHFDPKSSPDHPIWYMVDVRYREPLLRPVTLEQIKGNPLLDEMPLVRRSRLSIQPVTPEQWQIIMTMGGMPDR, from the coding sequence ATGACCTACTGGCTTTTCAAGACCGAGCCGGGCTGTTTCTCCTTCGACGATCTGAAGAACCGCCCCGGCATGACCGAGCACTGGGACGGGGTGCGCAACTTCCAGGCCCGCAACTTCCTGCGGGATGCCATCAAGGTCGGCGACCTGGTGCTGTTCTACCACAGCAACATCGCCATTCCGACCGTGGTGGGCATTGCCGAGGTGGTAAGGGGTGGCTACCCCGATTTTACCGCCCTCGATCCGGGCAGCGACCACTTCGACCCAAAATCCTCTCCCGATCATCCGATCTGGTACATGGTCGACGTGCGCTACCGGGAACCGCTGCTGCGCCCGGTCACCCTGGAACAGATCAAGGGCAATCCTCTTCTGGACGAGATGCCGCTGGTCCGGCGCAGCCGGCTTTCCATCCAACCGGTTACGCCGGAGCAGTGGCAGATCATCATGACCATGGGGGGTATGCCGGACCGATGA
- a CDS encoding MlaD family protein: MERSNEIGWAQVRAGVFIVAALIFIAGGILLMGQKTKMFTSKGKLQVIMSDVAGLKEGAPVWLAGVDVGVVTAIGFANPEKNNEVTIQLEADKGALRKIGSDSSITIKTRGLMGEKYVDITPSQSYSLTQPTILHGTSVARLDDVIQKAGTTFDRVNTVVDSITQGKGTLGKLNTDPALYQNIVKLTNELSDLTITINRGEGTLGKLNRSPEPYNKLISILNRADRTLQDIQASEGSLNKLIHDKTLYDKLVSLADKSVEAAQDVRELNKKLTSQDSTIGQLIGSRELYDKGLSLLTRADNSVKAIEEITGRVNKGEGSLGKAINEQELYERLNKMVDSVDLLVSDIKKNPGRYVKFSLF, from the coding sequence ATGGAACGCAGCAACGAGATAGGCTGGGCGCAGGTCCGGGCAGGGGTGTTCATCGTGGCGGCGCTGATCTTCATCGCAGGCGGCATCCTGCTGATGGGACAGAAGACCAAGATGTTCACCTCCAAGGGGAAACTGCAGGTGATCATGAGCGACGTAGCCGGACTCAAGGAAGGGGCGCCGGTCTGGCTGGCGGGGGTGGATGTGGGGGTGGTTACCGCCATCGGCTTCGCCAACCCGGAGAAGAACAACGAGGTCACCATCCAATTGGAGGCGGACAAGGGCGCCCTGCGCAAGATCGGTTCCGATTCCTCCATCACCATCAAGACCCGAGGGTTGATGGGCGAAAAGTACGTGGACATCACCCCGTCCCAGTCCTATTCGCTGACACAGCCGACCATCCTGCACGGCACCTCCGTGGCCAGGCTGGATGATGTCATCCAGAAGGCCGGAACGACCTTCGACCGGGTCAACACCGTCGTGGACAGCATCACCCAGGGCAAGGGCACCCTCGGCAAGCTGAACACCGACCCGGCCCTGTACCAGAACATCGTCAAACTGACCAACGAATTGAGCGACCTGACAATCACCATCAACCGGGGCGAAGGCACGCTGGGCAAACTGAACCGCAGCCCGGAACCGTACAACAAGCTGATCAGCATTCTCAACCGGGCCGACCGGACCCTGCAGGACATCCAGGCCTCCGAGGGAAGCTTGAACAAGCTGATCCATGACAAGACTCTTTACGACAAACTCGTGTCCCTGGCCGACAAGAGCGTCGAGGCTGCCCAGGATGTACGCGAACTGAACAAGAAGCTGACCTCCCAGGACAGCACCATCGGCCAGTTGATCGGAAGCCGTGAGCTTTACGACAAGGGGCTCTCCCTGCTGACCAGGGCCGACAACTCGGTCAAGGCTATCGAAGAGATCACCGGCCGGGTCAACAAGGGCGAGGGGTCGCTGGGCAAGGCCATCAACGAGCAGGAGCTTTACGAGCGCCTGAACAAAATGGTGGACTCGGTGGACCTGCTGGTCAGCGACATCAAGAAAAATCCGGGGCGCTACGTGAAGTTCTCGCTGTTTTAA
- a CDS encoding ABC transporter ATP-binding protein: MTSSNSIRMEKVCYSVGGRKILEDFDFCLERGVNRTILGVSGAGKTTILKLLLGLLEPQAGRVFIGDQCITGLPESRYVELRKRIAIVFQGGALFDSMTVGENVGYRLFEEGRLSIGEIERIVLEKLQFVGVEQALDLYPSELSGGMKKRVAIARALAANPDYIFFDEPTTGLDPIGVYNICHLMQRLQAGGTTTLMVTHDLATAFVTSDRFTFLHKARQVFEGTEAEMKASALPEVQEFLQPTDRSLFVLHAEKERKTTWNAATR; the protein is encoded by the coding sequence ATGACCAGCAGCAATTCGATCCGTATGGAAAAGGTATGCTATTCCGTCGGTGGCCGCAAGATACTGGAAGATTTCGACTTCTGCCTGGAACGGGGAGTCAATCGTACCATCCTGGGGGTCAGCGGGGCCGGCAAGACCACTATCCTCAAGCTGCTGCTGGGGCTCCTGGAACCGCAGGCGGGACGGGTATTCATCGGTGATCAGTGCATCACGGGACTGCCCGAGTCCCGGTACGTAGAGCTGCGCAAGCGCATTGCCATCGTTTTCCAGGGTGGTGCCCTGTTCGATTCCATGACCGTCGGAGAAAACGTCGGTTACCGCCTGTTCGAGGAGGGGCGGCTCAGCATCGGCGAGATCGAACGGATCGTGCTGGAAAAACTGCAGTTCGTCGGCGTAGAGCAGGCTCTGGACCTGTATCCGTCCGAGCTTTCCGGCGGAATGAAAAAACGGGTCGCCATAGCAAGGGCCCTGGCAGCCAATCCGGACTATATCTTTTTTGATGAACCGACTACCGGGCTGGACCCGATCGGGGTCTACAACATCTGTCACCTGATGCAGCGGCTGCAGGCCGGGGGCACGACCACTCTGATGGTCACCCACGACCTTGCCACCGCCTTCGTCACCTCTGACCGCTTCACTTTTCTGCATAAGGCGCGGCAGGTGTTCGAGGGCACCGAGGCGGAGATGAAGGCCAGCGCTCTGCCTGAGGTGCAGGAATTCCTGCAGCCGACGGATCGATCTCTATTTGTCCTACATGCGGAAAAGGAACGGAAGACGACATGGAACGCAGCAACGAGATAG
- a CDS encoding DNA-deoxyinosine glycosylase translates to MAKTGLERKGLPPVADYGATILILGAFPGEESLRRQQYYAHPRNLFWDIMGELCGAGRDKTYTERVAVLLHNGIALWDVLASCSRIGSMDADIRRGGFSVNDFRAFLTLHRIGSIFFDGAKAAELFRRHVVPTLADTPELIALPSTSPANVRVDRQEKLCRWLEIRKYLSDRDAAGKEQRDTAAGQKSDRCSTGGMPGAAAKD, encoded by the coding sequence GTGGCTAAAACCGGGCTGGAAAGAAAGGGGCTGCCTCCTGTGGCGGACTATGGCGCAACCATACTGATTCTGGGCGCCTTTCCGGGTGAGGAGTCGCTTCGCCGGCAGCAGTACTATGCCCATCCGCGCAACCTGTTCTGGGACATAATGGGAGAGCTCTGCGGCGCCGGCCGGGACAAGACCTACACCGAGCGTGTGGCTGTCCTGCTGCACAATGGCATTGCCCTGTGGGACGTACTGGCATCGTGCAGCAGGATTGGGAGCATGGATGCCGACATCCGCCGGGGAGGCTTCAGTGTCAACGACTTCAGAGCCTTCCTGACCCTGCACCGGATCGGCAGCATCTTTTTCGACGGGGCCAAGGCGGCCGAACTCTTTCGGCGGCACGTCGTCCCGACCCTGGCGGATACCCCCGAACTGATCGCGCTGCCATCAACCAGTCCTGCCAATGTACGGGTCGATCGGCAAGAGAAGCTCTGCCGCTGGCTCGAAATCAGGAAGTATCTCTCTGACCGCGATGCTGCGGGCAAGGAACAGCGCGACACGGCCGCAGGCCAGAAATCGGACAGATGCAGCACCGGCGGCATGCCCGGCGCCGCAGCAAAGGACTGA
- the elbB gene encoding isoprenoid biosynthesis glyoxalase ElbB: protein MKKVGVVLSGCGVRDGSEIHEAVFTLLAIDQCGAEAVCMAPDAEFPETNHATMEETGAKRNALVESARIARGDIRNIAAVTAADLDAVIFPGGFGAAKNLCDFAVKGAAASVHPEVARLLKEMAAAKKPIGAICIAPVVTAAVFGKELAPTLTIGTDAGTAAEIGKTGARHQDCAVTECVVDRENKLVSTPAYMLATHISEVHEGIGKCVREVIALI, encoded by the coding sequence ATGAAGAAGGTTGGGGTTGTGTTGTCCGGGTGCGGCGTGCGCGACGGCAGCGAGATCCACGAGGCGGTCTTTACCCTGCTGGCGATCGACCAGTGCGGGGCGGAGGCGGTTTGCATGGCTCCTGATGCGGAGTTTCCCGAGACAAACCATGCGACCATGGAAGAAACCGGAGCCAAGCGCAACGCCCTGGTGGAATCGGCCCGTATCGCCCGCGGCGATATCCGTAATATTGCAGCGGTCACCGCGGCCGATCTGGATGCAGTCATCTTTCCCGGCGGTTTCGGCGCCGCCAAGAACCTGTGCGATTTCGCCGTAAAAGGTGCTGCCGCGTCGGTACACCCCGAAGTTGCCCGGCTGTTGAAAGAGATGGCGGCTGCCAAAAAGCCGATCGGGGCCATCTGCATCGCCCCGGTGGTCACGGCTGCGGTGTTCGGCAAGGAACTGGCCCCCACACTCACCATCGGCACCGATGCCGGCACGGCCGCCGAAATCGGGAAAACCGGCGCCCGGCACCAGGATTGCGCCGTGACGGAGTGCGTAGTGGACCGGGAGAACAAGCTGGTATCAACCCCGGCTTACATGCTGGCCACGCATATTTCCGAGGTGCACGAGGGGATCGGAAAATGCGTCAGGGAAGTGATCGCCCTGATCTAA